The proteins below come from a single Flavobacterium lindanitolerans genomic window:
- a CDS encoding DUF6929 family protein: MQKFKLELLFQIIGIGSASGLVFRDNSLFIISDNSSVLYEYNMDSKSLESHKIIEMPTGTPAENIPKAQKPDFESITGFGEDCYIFGSGSTENRNRMIHFDVDKKEKIKETDLTDLYLVMQSFGNTKPEDFNIEGAVYNGENWFLFNRGNGASGKNGIFTIGGNNLTDDFSVLYNSYKLPKIKSIQSSFTDAVRVDGKIYFLATVENTKSTYDDGAVLGTFIGRLDIEKMKIDFTQKITDTHKFEGLTVYKENDKTIEFLLCEDKDNDDLKSDIYKLTLDK; this comes from the coding sequence ATGCAAAAATTTAAGCTTGAATTATTATTTCAGATTATCGGAATAGGTTCCGCCTCAGGATTAGTTTTTAGAGACAATTCGCTTTTCATAATTTCCGATAACAGTAGTGTGCTCTATGAATACAATATGGATAGTAAAAGTCTGGAATCGCACAAAATCATAGAAATGCCAACAGGCACACCTGCTGAAAATATTCCTAAAGCCCAAAAGCCCGATTTTGAATCTATTACCGGCTTTGGAGAAGATTGCTATATTTTTGGTTCCGGTTCTACCGAAAACCGAAACAGGATGATACATTTTGATGTAGACAAAAAGGAAAAAATTAAAGAAACCGATTTGACCGACCTCTATCTGGTCATGCAAAGTTTTGGAAATACAAAACCGGAAGATTTTAATATTGAAGGTGCTGTTTACAATGGCGAAAACTGGTTTCTTTTCAATCGTGGCAACGGTGCTTCCGGTAAAAACGGAATTTTTACCATTGGCGGAAATAACCTGACAGATGATTTTTCTGTTTTATATAATTCTTATAAACTGCCCAAAATAAAGAGTATACAGAGTTCTTTTACAGATGCCGTTCGCGTTGATGGAAAAATTTACTTTTTAGCAACTGTCGAAAATACCAAGTCAACTTATGATGACGGAGCTGTTCTTGGAACATTTATTGGCAGACTGGACATTGAAAAAATGAAAATTGATTTTACCCAAAAGATAACCGACACCCACAAATTTGAAGGACTGACGGTTTACAAAGAAAACGACAAGACCATTGAATTTTTGCTTTGTGAGGATAAAGACAATGACGATTTGAAGTCGGATATATATAAGCTTACTTTGGATAAGTGA
- a CDS encoding PPK2 family polyphosphate kinase yields MRTINTDDFKITGPTKLSDLPTFIDLKATKDEIKDALDETREALSDLQDKMYAHNRYSVLVCLQGMDTSGKDSLIREVFREFNPRGVVVHSFKTPTSAELEHDYLWRHYIALPEKGKFAVFNRTHYENVLVTRVHPEYILNENLPGIEAVEDIPKDFWKKRMKQIAHFENHIAENGTIVLKFFLHLSKEEQRQRLLRRLEKEKHNWKFSPGDLKERGFWDDYQRYYEEAINETSKEKAPWYVIPADDKDACRLLLAKVIWDVLSQHKDIKYPELEDKVKDNMSFYKNELTNEH; encoded by the coding sequence ATGAGAACGATAAATACAGACGATTTCAAAATTACCGGCCCAACAAAACTATCAGACCTGCCTACGTTTATAGACCTCAAAGCTACAAAAGACGAAATAAAGGATGCTCTTGATGAGACGCGTGAAGCCTTAAGTGATTTGCAGGATAAAATGTACGCCCATAACCGTTACAGTGTTCTGGTTTGTCTTCAGGGAATGGACACTTCCGGCAAGGACAGCCTGATTCGGGAAGTTTTTAGGGAATTTAATCCAAGGGGAGTAGTGGTGCATAGTTTTAAAACGCCTACTTCTGCCGAACTGGAACACGACTATTTATGGAGACATTATATTGCTTTGCCTGAAAAAGGAAAGTTTGCGGTGTTTAACAGGACACATTATGAAAATGTTCTGGTCACGCGGGTCCATCCGGAATATATCCTAAACGAAAATCTGCCTGGAATTGAAGCTGTTGAAGATATTCCGAAAGATTTTTGGAAAAAGCGAATGAAGCAAATAGCCCATTTCGAGAATCATATAGCTGAAAATGGAACGATTGTTTTGAAGTTTTTCCTGCATTTGAGCAAGGAAGAACAAAGACAGCGTCTTTTAAGGCGACTTGAAAAAGAAAAGCACAACTGGAAATTTTCGCCCGGCGATTTAAAAGAAAGAGGTTTCTGGGATGATTATCAACGCTATTATGAAGAAGCCATTAATGAAACATCTAAAGAAAAAGCACCTTGGTATGTAATACCGGCAGACGATAAGGATGCCTGTCGTTTGCTTTTGGCAAAAGTAATATGGGACGTTTTGTCACAGCACAAAGACATAAAATATCCTGAATTGGAAGACAAGGTCAAAGACAATATGTCGTTTTATAAAAACGAACTGACCAATGAACACTAA
- a CDS encoding MATE family efflux transporter, producing MNLQQYTKEFSYNLKLAYPIILGMLGHTLIGIVDNIMVGKLGAAELAAVSLGNSFIFIAISLGIGFSTAITPIIAQADAEKDNIKIRSAFHHGLFLCGILGLTLFGVIVLAKPLMYYMGQPDEVIALAKPYIDWVAFSLIPMVIYQGYKQFADGLSMTKYSMYAIIMANVVHVVLNYLLIYGIWFFPRMGIIGAALGTVISRIMMVVFMHIILSKNEKLTAYFQNFSFQELKKSMLKKIIGLGLPSAMQMFFEVALFTAAIWLSGSLGKISQAANQIALSLASATFMFAMGLSVTAMIRVSNQKGLKDYKKLLVVARSIFLLAIIIEVVFAIGFVLFHQFLPHLFLNMENSALLVDNEEVIAIAAKLLLVAAVFQISDGIQVVVLGALRGLQDVKVPMYITFAAYWVVGFPVSYYLGKHTDLKATGIWIGLLAGLTVAAVFLYIRFNYLTKKMIKEATVETAI from the coding sequence GTGAACTTACAACAATACACCAAAGAATTTTCATATAACCTGAAATTAGCTTACCCTATTATTTTGGGTATGCTTGGCCATACACTAATAGGAATAGTCGATAATATAATGGTAGGCAAATTGGGTGCTGCCGAATTAGCTGCCGTTTCACTTGGAAACAGCTTTATTTTTATTGCAATTTCCTTAGGTATTGGTTTCTCGACAGCCATTACGCCTATTATTGCGCAGGCTGATGCAGAAAAGGATAATATAAAGATAAGGTCGGCTTTTCACCACGGTTTATTTTTGTGTGGCATCTTAGGACTCACATTGTTTGGCGTTATCGTATTGGCAAAGCCGCTAATGTATTATATGGGGCAACCGGATGAGGTTATTGCTTTGGCAAAGCCTTATATTGATTGGGTCGCTTTTTCTTTAATCCCGATGGTTATTTACCAGGGATACAAACAATTTGCAGACGGGCTTTCAATGACAAAATATTCGATGTATGCCATTATTATGGCTAATGTTGTGCACGTGGTGTTGAACTACCTGCTCATATATGGAATATGGTTTTTTCCGCGTATGGGTATTATTGGCGCGGCGCTTGGAACAGTTATTTCCAGAATTATGATGGTGGTGTTTATGCACATCATTTTATCTAAAAATGAAAAGCTGACAGCCTATTTCCAAAATTTCAGTTTTCAGGAACTTAAAAAATCCATGCTTAAAAAAATCATCGGTCTTGGATTGCCTTCGGCCATGCAGATGTTTTTTGAGGTAGCACTTTTCACAGCTGCTATCTGGCTTTCGGGGTCTTTGGGTAAAATCAGCCAGGCCGCCAACCAGATTGCTTTAAGTTTAGCTTCGGCAACTTTTATGTTTGCGATGGGATTGAGCGTAACCGCCATGATTCGTGTGAGCAACCAGAAAGGATTGAAAGACTATAAAAAACTGCTGGTAGTTGCCCGTTCGATTTTTCTTCTGGCAATTATCATTGAGGTAGTATTTGCAATAGGATTTGTACTTTTCCATCAATTCTTACCGCATTTGTTCCTCAATATGGAAAACAGCGCCTTGCTTGTAGACAATGAAGAAGTAATAGCTATTGCTGCCAAACTATTACTGGTGGCAGCCGTGTTCCAGATTTCAGACGGAATACAGGTAGTAGTATTAGGAGCATTAAGAGGACTCCAGGATGTAAAAGTGCCAATGTATATTACATTTGCCGCCTATTGGGTAGTAGGGTTTCCGGTTTCGTACTATTTAGGAAAACATACAGACCTTAAGGCAACAGGAATATGGATAGGTCTTCTGGCAGGTTTGACTGTTGCAGCGGTATTTTTGTATATTCGCTTTAATTATCTCACAAAAAAAATGATAAAAGAGGCTACTGTCGAAACAGCAATCTGA
- the meaB gene encoding methylmalonyl Co-A mutase-associated GTPase MeaB yields MSKSGPHKSALKEKEGISQPESVGKNSVAQIIQFRKKQPSAQELIDGILKGDKISLSRAITLVESTQPKHLEKANEIIQACLPHANNSVRIGITGVPGVGKSTFIEAFGRYLTATGKKVAVLAVDPSSTISHGSILGDKTRMEELVKDENAYIRPSASGETLGGVARKTRETIILCEACGFDTIIIETVGVGQSETAVHSMVDFFLLLKIAGAGDELQGIKRGIMEMADAIVINKADGDNIKKAKMAKTEFNRALHLFPAKSSGWQPKVTTCSAITHDGIAEIWEMISEYLILTKSNDYFFERRKDQNQHWLLETINEQLKNHFFEHPEIKNLLEENKKAVQNSEVSPFAAAQNLLQIYQNSKNLK; encoded by the coding sequence GTGTCTAAATCCGGTCCACATAAATCTGCGCTAAAAGAAAAAGAAGGAATCAGCCAACCTGAAAGCGTTGGCAAAAACTCAGTTGCCCAAATCATACAATTCCGAAAGAAGCAACCTTCAGCACAAGAATTAATCGACGGGATTTTAAAAGGTGATAAAATTTCATTGAGCCGTGCCATAACTTTGGTGGAAAGCACACAGCCCAAACATCTTGAAAAAGCCAACGAAATCATCCAGGCCTGTCTTCCGCATGCCAATAATTCGGTCAGAATCGGGATTACGGGAGTTCCTGGTGTCGGCAAGAGTACTTTTATTGAAGCCTTTGGCCGTTATCTAACTGCAACCGGTAAAAAAGTGGCCGTATTGGCAGTTGATCCCAGCAGTACCATATCACATGGAAGTATTTTAGGCGACAAAACCCGTATGGAAGAACTCGTCAAGGACGAAAATGCCTACATCAGGCCTTCGGCTTCCGGAGAAACGCTTGGTGGTGTGGCCAGGAAAACGCGTGAAACCATTATTTTATGCGAAGCCTGCGGATTTGACACCATCATTATTGAAACTGTTGGCGTAGGACAAAGCGAAACTGCCGTTCACAGTATGGTAGATTTCTTCCTGCTTTTGAAAATAGCTGGCGCCGGTGATGAACTTCAGGGAATAAAAAGAGGCATTATGGAAATGGCAGATGCCATAGTCATCAACAAAGCAGATGGTGACAACATCAAAAAAGCCAAAATGGCCAAGACCGAATTTAATAGAGCATTGCATCTGTTTCCGGCAAAAAGCTCAGGTTGGCAGCCTAAAGTCACCACTTGCAGCGCTATTACACATGACGGCATTGCCGAAATCTGGGAAATGATTTCAGAATATCTCATATTAACAAAAAGCAATGATTATTTTTTCGAGAGAAGAAAAGACCAAAATCAACATTGGCTTTTGGAAACAATCAACGAACAGTTAAAAAATCACTTTTTTGAGCATCCTGAAATAAAAAATCTATTAGAGGAAAATAAAAAAGCGGTACAAAATAGTGAAGTCTCCCCGTTTGCCGCTGCTCAAAATCTATTACAAATCTATCAAAACAGTAAGAATCTTAAATAA
- a CDS encoding NAD(P)-dependent oxidoreductase, with translation MKIAIIGATGFVGSKITAELANRHHEITAISRNGKKSDIQNVKYVAADIFNIQELAQILKGHDAVVSAYNSGWTNPNIYDDFIAGSKAIQEAVKLSDVKRFVTIGGAGSLFVAPGLQAVDTPDFPKEYHAGASAARDYLNILKEEKELDWAFFSPAFEMHQGITTGRTGNYRLGLDNPVFDENQRSILSAEDLAVVIADEIENPKHHQVRFTAAY, from the coding sequence ATGAAAATCGCAATTATTGGAGCCACCGGATTTGTAGGCTCAAAAATTACCGCCGAACTGGCCAACCGTCATCATGAAATAACAGCAATTTCAAGAAACGGGAAAAAATCCGACATCCAAAATGTAAAATATGTTGCAGCAGACATATTCAATATTCAGGAATTGGCGCAAATCTTAAAAGGACATGATGCCGTTGTAAGTGCCTATAATTCCGGATGGACCAACCCGAATATCTATGATGATTTTATAGCAGGTTCTAAAGCGATACAGGAAGCTGTAAAGCTTTCTGATGTAAAAAGATTTGTTACTATTGGAGGAGCCGGAAGCCTTTTTGTAGCTCCCGGGTTACAGGCTGTAGATACTCCCGATTTTCCAAAAGAATACCACGCCGGAGCAAGTGCTGCCCGAGATTATCTCAACATTCTTAAAGAAGAAAAAGAGCTGGACTGGGCCTTTTTTAGCCCGGCTTTTGAAATGCACCAGGGAATCACAACCGGAAGAACCGGTAACTACCGTCTTGGTTTGGATAATCCTGTTTTTGATGAAAACCAGAGAAGCATCTTATCTGCTGAAGATTTGGCTGTTGTCATTGCTGACGAAATTGAAAACCCAAAACATCATCAGGTTCGATTTACGGCTGCCTATTAA
- a CDS encoding Rrf2 family transcriptional regulator has product MISGKFAITLHILTLLSKFPDEYLSSEFLAGSMNLHPVLIRKEIANLKKHNIVESKEGKNGGTKLLKPAAKINLDDIFKMTFEKVTLGYSKNDPNPDCPVGKNINKKLDELYEDINDKIIKQLGTISLTEFSDKF; this is encoded by the coding sequence ATGATTTCCGGCAAGTTTGCAATAACGCTTCATATCCTGACCCTTCTGTCTAAGTTTCCTGACGAATATCTTTCCTCAGAATTCCTTGCAGGGAGCATGAACCTGCATCCGGTACTGATTCGAAAAGAAATTGCCAACCTCAAAAAACACAATATTGTAGAAAGCAAAGAAGGAAAAAATGGCGGTACAAAATTATTAAAACCCGCTGCGAAGATTAACCTTGACGACATTTTCAAAATGACTTTTGAAAAAGTGACTTTGGGCTATTCTAAAAATGACCCAAATCCGGATTGTCCGGTTGGAAAAAACATCAATAAAAAATTGGACGAACTATATGAAGATATTAACGATAAAATCATCAAGCAATTAGGTACGATTTCACTGACTGAATTTTCAGATAAGTTCTAG
- a CDS encoding AEC family transporter, protein MDSIILLFLCLLVGFVLQRAKNFPANSHQVLNQFVIYISLPALALFYIPKIEISSKLLFPLGIAWLGFLFSFLFFSVLGSYFKWSRKLVGCLILMGGLGNTAFVGFPVIEALYGKEGMETAIIVDQPGTFVVMATLGIIVASLYSRGTPNPKEIVSKILLFPPFLAFFAALLMNVLDADFNENLQLVFQRLGSTVTPIALVAVGLQIKIQEKSRHWNFLVLGLFFKLMITPAFFYVLYKIIFNGNGIETDVAILESAMAPMITASIIASNYGLKPKLSSMMIGIGIPLSFITLAFWYWVLITF, encoded by the coding sequence ATGGATAGTATTATCTTGTTGTTTTTGTGCCTGCTGGTAGGATTTGTACTGCAAAGAGCTAAAAATTTCCCGGCGAATTCACATCAGGTATTGAACCAGTTCGTGATTTATATCTCATTGCCGGCTCTGGCATTATTCTATATTCCTAAGATTGAAATCAGTTCCAAACTTTTATTTCCATTGGGTATAGCCTGGCTGGGTTTTTTATTTTCTTTCCTGTTTTTTTCGGTATTAGGAAGTTATTTCAAATGGTCGAGAAAATTAGTGGGTTGCCTTATTCTGATGGGTGGTTTAGGAAATACGGCTTTTGTTGGTTTTCCCGTAATAGAGGCTTTATATGGCAAAGAAGGAATGGAAACGGCTATAATTGTAGACCAGCCCGGTACGTTCGTAGTCATGGCAACTTTAGGGATTATTGTAGCATCGCTCTATTCAAGAGGTACTCCAAATCCCAAAGAAATTGTTTCAAAAATTTTGCTTTTTCCTCCTTTTCTGGCCTTTTTTGCAGCTTTGCTGATGAATGTCTTGGATGCCGATTTTAATGAAAACCTACAATTGGTTTTTCAGCGATTGGGAAGTACGGTAACACCAATAGCCCTTGTAGCGGTAGGTTTACAGATAAAAATACAGGAAAAAAGCAGGCATTGGAATTTTTTGGTTTTGGGATTGTTTTTCAAACTGATGATTACTCCGGCATTTTTTTATGTCTTATATAAAATAATTTTTAACGGAAACGGAATCGAAACAGATGTTGCGATATTGGAGTCGGCTATGGCACCCATGATTACAGCATCAATCATTGCTTCAAATTATGGGCTCAAACCTAAGCTCAGCAGTATGATGATTGGCATTGGTATTCCGCTTTCGTTTATAACATTGGCCTTTTGGTATTGGGTTTTAATTACTTTTTAA